A DNA window from Malus domestica chromosome 12, GDT2T_hap1 contains the following coding sequences:
- the LOC139189843 gene encoding uncharacterized protein yields the protein MATDVISGSSSNAKADISNPLFIHQSDHPSMMLVSKPLNGDNYSTWSHATKISLSAKNKLGVVDGTVTQPSVKTKPDDHASWQKCNDMIVAWIINSIDLNISNNIFYMTDAHAI from the coding sequence ATGGCCACCGACGTGATTTCTGGAAGCAGTTCTAATGCCAAGGCTGATATTTCCAACCCATTATTCATCCATCAATCCGATCATCCATCCATGATGTTGGTTTCGAAACCCTTGAATGGGGATAATTATTCTACCTGGTCTCATGCTACGAAGATCTCACTGAGTGCTAAAAACAAACTTGGCGTTGTTGATGGCACTGTCACACAACCTTCCGTCAAGACCAAGCCGGACGATCACGCTTCATGGCAAAAATGCAACGACATGATTGTTGCATGGATTATCAATTCCATTGACTTAAATATTTCTAACAATATCTTTTATATGACTGATGCTCATGCGATTTAG
- the LOC114820230 gene encoding UDP-glycosyltransferase 86A1-like, with protein sequence MEENQSKPHAIMVPLPIQGHVIPFTNLAMKLASNGFTITFVNTKCVHRQLLKSQPNNNSGDQDDIFSKVRESGLDIRYTTVSDGLPLAFNRFQNLDQFLECSLHVFPAHVDELVGDLVQSDPSISCLIADTYHCWPATIANKYNLVHISFWTQPALVFNIYYHLDLLIKNGHFGSQDNREGTIDYIPGVKAIEPKDLMSNLQETDISTPMHRVIYKAYEEVKGADFILCNTVQELESESLSALQEKQPTYAIGPVLSNKPTKGMVATNLMSEFDCTQWLHTKPHGSVLFISFGSYGQVTKNDFEEIAHGLLLSKVSFIWVLRPDTTSYDETCIMPVGFEDETKDRGLMVPWCSQIEVLLHPAIGGFLTHCGWNSILESMRCGVPMLCFPLWTDQITNRKLVVDDWGIGLNLCDTVKLVTRGEVGEKINRLMCGDSGDGLQKQIKKVRQTLEDALAVNGSSERNLSQFICGVKEKIRTRA encoded by the exons atggaggaaAATCAGTCAAAGCCTCACGCAATCATGGTGCCTCTTCCTATCCAAGGCCATGTAATCCCATTCACCAATCTAGCCATGAAGCTTGCATCAAATGGTTTCACCATCACTTTTGTCAACACCAAATGTGTTCACCGCCAGCTACTCAAATCACAACCCAACAACAACTCTGGAGATCAAGATGACATCTTCTCCAAAGTGCGGGAATCCGGCCTAGACATACGTTACACAACGGTGAGTGATGGTCTTCCATTAGCCTTCAACCGATTTCAGAATCTCGACCAATTTCTCGAGTGTTCTTTGCATGTCTTCCCTGCTCATGTTGATGAACTTGTTGGAGATTTAGTCCAATCTGACCCCTCAATCTCTTGCTTGATCGCTGATACCTACCACTGTTGGCCAGCAACCATAGCCAACAAGTACAATCTTGTCCATATTTCTTTCTGGACTCAACCAGCTCTAGTTTTTAACATCTACTATCACTTGGACCTCCTCATAAAAAATGGTCATTTTGGTTCTCAAG ATAATCGTGAGGGCACCATCGATTACATACCTGGAGTGAAGGCTATTGAACCAAAGGACTTGATGTCAAACTTGCAAGAAACAGATATATCAACACCGATGCACCGCGTCATATACAAGGCATACGAGGAAGTGAAAGGGGCAGATTTCATATTGTGTAATACAGTGCAAGAACTTGAATCCGAGTCCCTCTCAGCCTTGCAAGAGAAGCAACCCACCTATGCAATTGGTCCTGTTCTCTCCAATAAACCTACTAAGGGTATGGTGGCTACCAATTTAATGTCAGAGTTTGACTGTACTCAGTGGCTCCACACTAAGCCTCATGGTTCAGTTTTGTTCATTTCATTTGGAAGCTATGGTCAAGTTACTAAAAATGATTTCGAAGAAATAGCTCATGGACTTTTGCTTAGTAAAGTGAGTTTCATCTGGGTGCTTCGCCCGGACACAACAAGTTATGATGAAACATGTATCATGCCGGTCGGATTTGAGGACGAGACTAAAGATAGAGGGTTGATGGTGCCATGGTGCTCTCAGATTGAGGTGCTTTTGCATCCAGCAATAGGAGGGTTCTTAACACATTGTGGATGGAATTCCATACTTGAAAGTATGCGGTGTGGTGTTCCCATGTTGTGTTTTCCTCTATGGACTGACCAAATCACTAATAGGAAACTAGTAGTTGATGATTGGGGGATTGGACTAAATCTTTGTGATACAGTTAAACTCGTTACAAGGGGAGAAGTAGGGGAGAAGATCAACCGTCTGATGTGTGGAGATTCGGGTGATGGATTACAGAAACAGATCAAGAAAGTAAGGCAAACTTTAGAGGACGCATTGGCTGTAAATGGGTCATCAGAAAGAAATTTATCTCAATTCATTTGTGGCGTTAAGGAAAAAATTCGGACACGAGCGTGA